One stretch of Desulfocurvus vexinensis DSM 17965 DNA includes these proteins:
- the nifH gene encoding nitrogenase iron protein, with the protein MRKVAIYGKGGIGKSTTTQNTVAGLAEMGRKVMVVGCDPKADSTRLLLGGLAQKSVLDTLREEGEDVDLSDIRKPGFGGTWCVESGGPEPGVGCAGRGIITSINMLENLGAYEESEGLDYAFYDVLGDVVCGGFAMPIRDGKAEEIYIVCSGEMMAMYAANNICKGIMKYAQSGSVRLGGLICNSRNVDNEKEMIQELAKKLGTQMIYFVPRDNDVQRAEINRKTVIEWNGAVSQADHYRNLAKAIDNNKMFVVPKPLAIEELEQLLMDYGLMAA; encoded by the coding sequence ATGCGAAAGGTAGCCATTTACGGAAAGGGCGGCATCGGCAAGTCCACCACCACGCAGAACACGGTGGCCGGGCTGGCCGAAATGGGCCGCAAGGTCATGGTCGTGGGTTGCGACCCCAAGGCGGACTCCACCCGCCTGCTGCTGGGCGGCCTGGCCCAGAAGTCCGTCCTGGACACCCTGCGCGAGGAAGGCGAGGACGTGGACCTCTCCGATATCCGCAAGCCGGGATTCGGCGGCACCTGGTGCGTGGAGTCCGGCGGCCCCGAGCCGGGCGTGGGCTGCGCCGGGCGCGGCATCATCACCTCCATCAACATGCTGGAGAACCTGGGCGCCTACGAGGAGTCCGAGGGCCTGGACTACGCGTTCTACGACGTGCTGGGCGACGTGGTCTGCGGCGGCTTCGCCATGCCCATCCGCGACGGCAAGGCCGAGGAGATCTACATCGTGTGCTCCGGCGAGATGATGGCCATGTACGCGGCCAACAACATCTGCAAGGGCATCATGAAGTACGCCCAGTCGGGCAGCGTGCGCCTGGGCGGGCTGATCTGCAACTCGCGCAACGTGGACAACGAAAAGGAGATGATCCAGGAGCTGGCCAAGAAGCTCGGCACCCAGATGATCTACTTCGTGCCGCGCGACAACGACGTGCAGCGCGCCGAGATCAACCGCAAGACCGTCATCGAGTGGAACGGCGCCGTGTCCCAGGCCGACCACTACCGCAACCTGGCCAAGGCCATCGACAACAACAAGATGTTCGTGGTGCCCAAGCCCCTGGCCATTGAGGAGCTGGAGCAGCTGCTCATGGACTACGGCCTGATGGCTGCCTAG
- a CDS encoding (Fe-S)-binding protein: MDATPAPDSGPESAAAAGAPACTACDPAFQAKALELLPSGGNYTMCLTCGLCSSGCPASGLAGMDPRKFVRMAALGMNEELATTPWVWMCTMCKRCQHVCPMNIDIPRLVFHARSCWPREKRPRGIVASCEQALRTGTHSAMGIGPDDFAFVVQDVLEELHESQPQFAGLTASLNRKGAHFFLNQNSREPVTEPDEMLPLWKILDYVGADWTYGTSSWAAENFCMFAADEAAWESIIRDLVRNVNDLGCKVWLNTECGHAYYAVWEGMRRFGIQADFRLENLVTWYARWIREGKLPVSSDWNRELGITFTVQDPCQIVRKSLGDDIAEDLRFVIKAVVGEEHFIEMYPNRSNNYCCGGGGGALQGGYPEQRRTYGLRKRDQILATGAKYCITPCHNCHSQIHDLSQQAGHAWETVHLWTLICLSLGILGENERAYLGPDLAGVGL, translated from the coding sequence ATGGACGCCACCCCCGCCCCCGATTCCGGGCCCGAATCCGCCGCCGCAGCGGGCGCGCCCGCCTGCACGGCCTGCGACCCGGCCTTCCAGGCCAAAGCCCTGGAGCTGCTGCCATCCGGCGGCAACTACACCATGTGCCTGACCTGCGGGCTGTGCTCCTCGGGCTGCCCGGCCTCGGGCCTCGCGGGCATGGACCCGCGCAAGTTCGTGCGCATGGCCGCCCTGGGCATGAACGAGGAGCTGGCCACCACGCCCTGGGTCTGGATGTGCACCATGTGCAAGCGCTGCCAGCACGTCTGCCCCATGAACATCGACATCCCGCGCCTGGTGTTCCACGCGCGCTCGTGCTGGCCGCGCGAGAAGCGCCCCCGGGGCATCGTGGCTTCCTGCGAGCAGGCCCTGCGCACGGGCACGCACTCGGCCATGGGCATCGGCCCCGACGATTTCGCCTTCGTGGTCCAGGACGTGCTGGAGGAACTGCACGAGTCCCAGCCGCAGTTCGCGGGGCTCACGGCCTCGCTCAACCGCAAGGGCGCGCATTTCTTCCTCAACCAGAACTCGCGCGAGCCCGTGACCGAGCCCGACGAGATGCTCCCGCTGTGGAAGATCCTCGACTATGTGGGCGCGGACTGGACGTATGGCACCAGCAGCTGGGCCGCCGAGAACTTCTGCATGTTCGCCGCCGACGAGGCCGCGTGGGAAAGCATCATCCGCGACCTGGTGCGCAACGTGAACGACCTGGGCTGCAAGGTCTGGCTGAACACCGAGTGCGGCCACGCCTACTACGCCGTGTGGGAGGGCATGCGCCGCTTCGGCATCCAGGCCGACTTCCGCCTGGAAAACCTCGTGACCTGGTACGCGCGCTGGATCCGCGAGGGTAAGCTGCCCGTAAGCAGCGACTGGAACCGCGAGCTGGGCATCACCTTCACGGTCCAGGACCCCTGCCAGATCGTGCGCAAATCCCTGGGCGACGACATCGCCGAAGACCTGCGCTTCGTCATCAAGGCCGTGGTGGGCGAGGAGCATTTCATCGAGATGTATCCCAACCGCTCGAACAACTACTGCTGCGGCGGGGGCGGCGGGGCGCTCCAGGGCGGCTACCCCGAGCAGCGCCGCACCTACGGCCTGCGCAAGCGCGACCAGATCCTGGCCACGGGCGCCAAATACTGCATCACGCCCTGCCACAACTGCCACTCGCAGATCCACGACCTCTCCCAGCAGGCCGGGCACGCCTGGGAGACGGTGCACCTGTGGACGCTCATTTGCCTGTCCCTGGGCATCCTGGGCGAGAACGAGCGCGCCTACCTGGGGCCGGACCTGGCCGGGGTCGGGCTGTAG
- the thiS gene encoding sulfur carrier protein ThiS, which yields MTLTVNGRARPLPRPATLAALLHDCGLDPAVVVVERNGAVVPGADYATTPVEPGDTLEILTFVGGG from the coding sequence ATGACCCTCACTGTCAACGGCAGGGCCCGGCCCCTGCCCCGCCCGGCCACCCTGGCCGCCCTGCTGCACGACTGCGGGCTGGACCCCGCCGTGGTGGTGGTGGAGCGCAACGGGGCCGTCGTGCCCGGCGCGGACTACGCCACCACGCCCGTGGAACCCGGCGACACCCTGGAAATCCTGACCTTCGTGGGCGGAGGCTGA
- the glpB gene encoding glycerol-3-phosphate dehydrogenase subunit GlpB, whose product MSTPLRCDLAIIGTGLAGMAAAVFASSRGLSVAQAGSTGAISYTSGVFDVLGALPAVAQGQPARPVERPFEALAELLRDEPGHPYALLDPEDIRLAFHEVMDFLREAGLPYRAGGEKNFLLPTPAGTLKHSWCVPETTLPGCEALAEGAPACIVAIEGMKGFSARQVAVNLAPYWPGLTTARVAMPGHPGGEVYPEQVARMLEVPAARRALAEALAPLVGPARVVGLPAVLGMHRPGDVAADMARLLGRAVFEIPTMPPGVPGIRLKEAFEGLLPGRGVALFCQQKLVGPLPAPGAPFRLRVTGQPVEHEVLADRVLLCSGRFLGGGLGGLRGRPITETVFGLPVAQPEDRSGWYRQDYLDPRGHEVHRAGLRVDAALRPLGPGGAPAHEGLFAAGSILAGQDWIRMKCGAGVAIATAFKAVRAMAPGR is encoded by the coding sequence ATGAGCACCCCCCTGCGCTGCGATCTGGCCATCATCGGCACCGGGCTGGCGGGCATGGCCGCCGCCGTGTTCGCCTCGTCCCGGGGGCTTTCCGTGGCCCAGGCGGGCAGCACCGGAGCGATCTCCTACACCAGCGGCGTGTTCGACGTGCTGGGTGCCCTGCCCGCCGTGGCCCAGGGCCAGCCCGCGCGGCCCGTGGAGCGGCCCTTCGAGGCCCTGGCCGAACTGCTGCGCGACGAGCCCGGCCACCCCTACGCCCTGCTGGACCCCGAGGACATCCGCCTGGCCTTCCACGAGGTCATGGACTTCCTGCGCGAGGCGGGCCTGCCCTACCGCGCCGGGGGCGAAAAGAACTTCCTGCTGCCCACCCCGGCGGGCACCCTCAAGCATTCCTGGTGCGTGCCCGAAACGACCCTGCCCGGCTGCGAGGCCCTGGCCGAGGGCGCCCCGGCGTGCATCGTGGCCATCGAGGGCATGAAGGGCTTCTCGGCGCGCCAGGTGGCCGTGAACCTCGCCCCGTACTGGCCGGGGCTGACCACGGCCCGCGTGGCCATGCCCGGGCACCCGGGCGGTGAGGTCTACCCCGAGCAGGTGGCGCGGATGCTGGAGGTGCCCGCCGCCCGCCGCGCCCTGGCCGAGGCCCTGGCGCCCCTGGTGGGCCCGGCGCGGGTGGTCGGCCTGCCCGCCGTTCTGGGCATGCACCGCCCCGGCGATGTGGCGGCGGACATGGCGCGCCTGCTGGGCCGCGCGGTGTTCGAGATTCCGACCATGCCCCCGGGCGTGCCGGGCATCCGCCTCAAGGAGGCCTTCGAGGGCCTCTTGCCCGGGCGCGGGGTGGCCCTGTTCTGCCAGCAGAAGCTGGTCGGGCCGCTGCCCGCCCCGGGTGCGCCCTTCCGGCTGCGCGTCACGGGCCAGCCCGTGGAACACGAGGTGCTGGCCGACCGAGTGCTGTTGTGCAGCGGGCGCTTCCTGGGCGGCGGCCTGGGCGGGCTGCGCGGGCGCCCCATCACCGAGACGGTCTTCGGCCTGCCCGTGGCCCAGCCTGAGGACCGCTCGGGCTGGTACCGCCAGGACTACCTGGACCCGCGCGGCCACGAGGTGCACCGCGCCGGGCTGCGGGTGGACGCCGCCCTGCGGCCCCTGGGTCCCGGCGGCGCCCCGGCCCACGAGGGCCTTTTCGCCGCCGGGTCCATCCTCGCCGGGCAGGACTGGATTCGCATGAAATGCGGCGCCGGGGTGGCCATCGCCACGGCCTTCAAGGCCGTGCGGGCCATGGCCCCGGGGCGCTGA
- a CDS encoding LeuA family protein — MLIDTTLREGAQTYGVYFDTAAKREIMKLLARAGVEEIEAGWAGQEGLGELLAWARGLVAPTQLAVWSRLKAADVELAAAAGATRLNIGVPVSDAHLGARLGTSREALLRCMRNVIPLARNRGMAHVSVGLEDASRADEDFVLEVARHCARLGVDRVRLADSVGVLDPMGSARLVGLVRQVFPGAVGVHCHDDFGMATANALSALGAGAQWADVSVLGLGERTGVARLEEVASFLTLRRGTAAYDLRAVREACLLVSAVADVPIPRDKPICGRDIFACESGLHAHGMLRDPALFEPFPPGAVGAPEGARQVRLGAKSGRAAVAAAMDRMGRGAAPEPAVGEAVRRVRSTATALGRPLTDPELAAAIGA, encoded by the coding sequence ATGCTGATCGACACCACCCTGCGCGAGGGCGCCCAGACCTACGGTGTCTACTTCGACACCGCCGCCAAGCGGGAGATCATGAAACTGCTGGCCCGGGCCGGGGTCGAGGAGATCGAGGCCGGGTGGGCCGGGCAGGAGGGGCTGGGCGAGCTGTTGGCCTGGGCGCGCGGGCTGGTGGCGCCCACGCAGCTCGCGGTCTGGTCGCGGCTCAAGGCCGCCGACGTGGAGCTGGCCGCCGCCGCCGGGGCCACGCGGCTGAACATCGGGGTGCCCGTATCCGACGCGCACCTGGGCGCGCGCCTGGGCACCTCGCGCGAGGCGCTTTTGCGCTGCATGCGCAACGTCATCCCCCTGGCCCGCAACCGGGGCATGGCCCACGTGTCCGTCGGCCTGGAAGACGCCTCGCGCGCCGACGAGGATTTCGTGCTGGAGGTCGCGCGCCACTGCGCGCGCCTGGGCGTGGACCGCGTGCGCCTGGCCGACAGCGTGGGCGTGCTCGATCCCATGGGCTCCGCCCGGCTGGTGGGGCTGGTGCGCCAGGTCTTTCCCGGCGCCGTGGGCGTGCATTGCCACGACGACTTCGGCATGGCCACGGCCAACGCCCTGAGCGCCCTGGGCGCGGGGGCGCAGTGGGCCGACGTGAGCGTGCTGGGCCTTGGCGAGCGCACGGGCGTGGCCCGCCTGGAGGAGGTGGCCTCGTTCCTGACCCTGCGCCGGGGCACGGCAGCCTACGACCTGCGCGCCGTGCGCGAGGCCTGCCTGCTGGTCAGCGCCGTGGCCGACGTGCCCATCCCGCGCGACAAGCCCATCTGCGGGCGCGACATCTTCGCCTGCGAAAGCGGGCTGCACGCCCACGGCATGCTGCGCGACCCGGCCCTGTTCGAGCCCTTCCCCCCCGGGGCCGTGGGCGCCCCCGAGGGCGCGCGCCAGGTGCGCCTGGGCGCCAAGAGCGGGCGCGCCGCCGTGGCCGCCGCCATGGACCGCATGGGCCGGGGCGCCGCCCCGGAGCCCGCCGTGGGCGAGGCCGTCCGGCGCGTGCGCAGCACCGCCACGGCCCTGGGCCGCCCGCTGACGGACCCCGAACTGGCCGCCGCCATCGGCGCATAG
- a CDS encoding FAD-dependent oxidoreductase codes for MRTDVLIIGAGATGTGLARDLALRGVSCVVVETGDVNSGASGGNHGLLHSGGRYVSNDTEAARECREEGALIKRLAPQCVEDCGGLFVAVAGDDERFVADYPGWCAAAGIEVCCLEPAEARAMEPVLSPKVIAAFAVPDATIDPFRLALENMAHAHALTGCTLLRRTRVTGMDVDAGRVVRVHTVNTVSGEAGTIEAAQVVSATGAWAGRVAALAGAHIPMLCSQGTLLVTHERMTRRVVNRLRPPGNGDILVPGGTVSILGTTSVTVDDPDRARPTVAEADENLRQALPMIPSLAYTRFVRAYCGVRPLISAGGGDGRAVSRGFMLYDHTDAGLSNFCSVTGGKLTTFRLMAEKTADLVCARLGVTAPCRTRTEPLPAAPACRWTEPGFAPRLWAQRHDADDPLLCECEMVPASAVDSIMNDCGQQFPDPGLQALGKRSRIGKGSCQGAFCGVRVAAHLYDTGHYTSPRGLARMREFFTERFKGQRPILWGPQLIQAELAEALHCGLLGLELGDPEAAPAAGKDEEARS; via the coding sequence ATGCGGACGGATGTGCTGATCATCGGCGCCGGTGCCACGGGCACCGGCCTTGCGCGCGACCTCGCCCTGCGCGGGGTGTCGTGCGTGGTGGTGGAAACCGGCGACGTGAACTCCGGCGCCTCGGGCGGCAACCACGGCCTGCTGCACAGCGGCGGGCGCTACGTGTCCAACGACACCGAGGCCGCCCGCGAATGCCGCGAGGAGGGCGCGCTCATCAAACGTCTGGCCCCGCAGTGCGTGGAAGACTGCGGCGGGCTGTTCGTGGCCGTGGCCGGCGACGACGAGCGCTTCGTGGCCGACTATCCCGGCTGGTGCGCGGCGGCGGGCATCGAGGTCTGCTGCCTGGAGCCCGCCGAGGCCCGGGCCATGGAGCCCGTGCTTTCCCCCAAGGTCATCGCGGCCTTCGCCGTGCCCGACGCCACCATCGACCCCTTCCGGCTGGCCCTGGAAAACATGGCCCACGCCCACGCCCTCACGGGCTGCACCCTGCTGCGGCGCACGCGCGTCACGGGCATGGACGTGGACGCCGGGCGCGTGGTGCGCGTGCATACGGTCAACACCGTCTCCGGCGAGGCCGGAACCATCGAGGCCGCCCAGGTGGTCAGCGCCACCGGGGCCTGGGCCGGGCGCGTGGCCGCCCTGGCCGGGGCGCACATCCCCATGCTCTGCTCCCAGGGCACCCTGCTGGTGACCCACGAGCGCATGACCCGCCGGGTGGTCAACCGCCTGCGTCCGCCGGGCAACGGCGACATCCTCGTGCCCGGGGGCACGGTGTCCATCCTGGGCACCACCAGCGTGACCGTGGACGACCCCGACCGGGCCCGGCCCACCGTGGCCGAGGCCGACGAGAACCTGCGCCAGGCCCTGCCGATGATCCCCTCCCTGGCCTACACGCGCTTCGTGCGCGCCTACTGCGGCGTGCGCCCGCTCATCAGCGCGGGCGGCGGCGACGGGCGCGCGGTCAGCCGCGGCTTCATGCTCTATGACCACACCGACGCCGGGCTGTCCAATTTCTGCTCCGTCACCGGCGGCAAGCTGACCACCTTCCGGCTCATGGCCGAGAAGACCGCCGACCTGGTCTGCGCGCGCCTGGGCGTCACCGCCCCGTGCCGCACGCGCACCGAGCCCCTGCCCGCCGCCCCGGCCTGCCGCTGGACCGAGCCGGGGTTCGCCCCGCGCCTGTGGGCCCAGCGCCACGACGCCGACGACCCGCTGCTGTGCGAGTGCGAAATGGTGCCCGCCAGCGCCGTGGACAGCATCATGAACGACTGCGGCCAGCAGTTCCCCGACCCCGGGCTCCAGGCCCTGGGCAAGCGCAGCCGCATCGGCAAGGGCTCCTGCCAGGGCGCCTTCTGCGGGGTGCGCGTGGCGGCGCACCTGTACGACACCGGCCACTACACCTCCCCCAGGGGGCTTGCGCGGATGCGCGAATTCTTCACCGAACGCTTCAAGGGCCAGCGGCCCATCCTGTGGGGCCCGCAGCTCATCCAGGCCGAGCTGGCCGAAGCCCTGCACTGCGGCCTGCTGGGCCTGGAGCTGGGCGACCCCGAGGCCGCGCCCGCCGCAGGCAAGGACGAGGAGGCCCGCTCATGA
- a CDS encoding thiazole synthase produces the protein MTPVTEHDDILELGGARLHSRLFIGTGKFGDDALIPAVCAASGAQVITMALRRVDLDAGPANLMAHIPAHMVRLPNTSGARNADEAVRIARLARAMGCGDWIKIEVVSDSRHLLPDGYATARATETLAREGFVVLPYMNPDLYVARSLADAGAAAVMPLGAPIGTNRGLRTREMIAILVEELDLPVIVDAGIGKPSQACEAMEMGAAACLVNTAIATAGDPVAMGRAFGQAVAAGRAAFLAGPGAERRRASASSPLTGFLGEAGAGAGGAVPGEAQP, from the coding sequence ATGACCCCTGTCACGGAACACGACGACATCCTGGAACTCGGCGGTGCGCGCCTGCACAGCCGCCTGTTCATCGGCACGGGCAAGTTCGGCGACGACGCGCTGATCCCCGCCGTGTGCGCGGCCTCGGGCGCCCAGGTCATCACCATGGCCCTGCGCCGGGTGGACCTGGACGCCGGGCCCGCCAACCTCATGGCCCACATCCCGGCGCACATGGTCCGCCTGCCCAACACCAGCGGCGCGCGCAACGCCGACGAAGCCGTGCGCATCGCGCGGCTGGCCCGGGCCATGGGCTGCGGCGACTGGATCAAGATCGAGGTGGTCTCCGACTCGCGCCACCTGCTGCCCGACGGCTACGCCACGGCCAGGGCCACGGAAACCCTGGCCCGCGAGGGCTTCGTGGTCCTGCCCTACATGAACCCCGACCTCTACGTGGCCCGCAGCCTGGCCGACGCCGGGGCCGCCGCCGTGATGCCCCTGGGCGCGCCCATCGGCACCAACCGGGGCCTGCGCACCCGCGAGATGATCGCCATCCTCGTCGAGGAGCTGGACCTGCCGGTCATCGTGGACGCGGGCATCGGCAAGCCCAGCCAGGCCTGCGAGGCCATGGAAATGGGCGCGGCGGCCTGTCTGGTCAACACGGCCATCGCCACCGCAGGCGACCCCGTGGCCATGGGCCGGGCCTTCGGCCAGGCCGTGGCCGCCGGGCGCGCGGCCTTCCTGGCCGGGCCGGGGGCCGAGCGCCGCCGGGCCAGCGCCTCCTCGCCGCTCACGGGCTTCCTGGGCGAGGCCGGGGCCGGAGCTGGCGGCGCGGTGCCGGGCGAGGCGCAGCCATGA
- the thiH gene encoding 2-iminoacetate synthase ThiH, producing the protein MSFADALAALYTPETARAIEAADEAAVLRALERRAPDEADLAALLAPAAAPHLEAMARRAHETTVRHFGRTIQLFTPLYLSNYCTNGCVYCGFNTGNRIPRAQLTPEQALAEGRAIAATGLRQLLLLTGEAPARAGTDYIAACARLLRPLFPSLGVEVHALAEADYRALTRAGVDAMTMFQETYDRELYATLHPRGPKRDFAWRLGAPERACRAGMRVVNVGALLGLAPWRLEVFATALHARHLQRRHPGVDIAISLPRMRPHAGAWQPAHPLTDSELVQAMTALRLFLPQAGITLSTREAPALRDNLVPLGVTRMSAGVSTAVGGHTGGDPGSGQFEISDPRGVDAVCAALRQRGYQPVFKDWEPLEHAHTARRAS; encoded by the coding sequence ATGAGCTTCGCCGACGCCCTGGCCGCCCTGTACACGCCCGAAACGGCCCGGGCCATCGAGGCCGCCGACGAGGCCGCCGTACTGCGCGCCCTGGAGCGGCGCGCCCCGGACGAGGCCGACCTGGCGGCCCTGCTCGCCCCGGCGGCGGCGCCGCACCTGGAGGCCATGGCCCGCCGGGCCCACGAGACCACCGTGCGCCACTTCGGGCGGACCATCCAGCTCTTCACCCCGCTATACCTCTCCAACTACTGCACCAACGGCTGCGTGTACTGCGGGTTCAACACGGGCAACCGCATCCCGCGCGCGCAGCTGACCCCGGAGCAGGCCCTGGCCGAGGGCCGGGCCATCGCCGCCACCGGCCTGCGCCAGCTTTTGCTGCTCACGGGCGAGGCCCCGGCCCGCGCGGGCACGGACTACATCGCGGCCTGCGCGCGGCTGCTGCGCCCGCTGTTCCCCTCCCTGGGCGTGGAGGTCCACGCCCTGGCCGAGGCCGACTACCGCGCCCTGACCCGGGCCGGGGTGGACGCCATGACCATGTTCCAGGAGACCTACGACCGCGAGCTGTACGCCACCCTGCACCCCCGGGGCCCCAAGCGCGACTTCGCCTGGCGCCTGGGCGCCCCGGAGCGCGCCTGCCGCGCGGGAATGCGCGTGGTGAACGTCGGCGCCCTGCTGGGCCTGGCGCCCTGGCGGCTGGAGGTCTTCGCCACGGCCCTGCACGCCCGGCACCTCCAGCGCCGCCACCCGGGGGTGGACATCGCCATCTCCCTGCCCCGGATGCGCCCCCACGCCGGGGCCTGGCAGCCCGCGCACCCGCTCACCGACAGCGAGCTGGTCCAGGCCATGACCGCCCTGCGCCTGTTCCTGCCCCAGGCGGGCATCACCCTCTCCACCCGCGAGGCCCCGGCGCTGCGCGACAACCTCGTGCCCCTGGGCGTCACGCGCATGTCGGCGGGCGTGTCCACCGCCGTGGGCGGGCACACCGGGGGCGACCCCGGCAGCGGGCAATTCGAGATCTCCGACCCGCGCGGGGTGGACGCCGTCTGCGCGGCCCTGCGCCAGCGCGGCTACCAGCCCGTGTTCAAGGACTGGGAACCCCTGGAGCACGCGCACACGGCCCGGAGGGCGTCATGA
- the thiF gene encoding sulfur carrier protein ThiS adenylyltransferase ThiF translates to MTSLLLHGLARHLDPAALDYLARVTVGVAGAGGLGSNCAMHLVRSGFIRLVLADYDVVEPSNLNRQYYTAAQMGRAKVEALAENLHAVNPDLDLTLHHTLLDRDNAATVFGACHAVVEALDDPRAKKALAEAVLPGPALLVAASGIGGFGRAGAIRSRVLRHNFVLVGDGQTACGPEAPPLSPMVGVAAAMQADAVLAHFLNRFQAGLGPLDDDTQDDTEDGHD, encoded by the coding sequence ATGACCTCCCTGCTGCTGCACGGCCTGGCCCGCCACCTGGACCCGGCGGCCCTGGACTACCTGGCCCGGGTCACGGTGGGCGTGGCCGGGGCCGGGGGCCTGGGCTCCAACTGCGCCATGCACCTGGTGCGCTCGGGCTTCATCCGGCTGGTGCTGGCCGACTACGATGTGGTGGAGCCCTCGAACCTGAACCGCCAGTACTACACGGCGGCCCAGATGGGCCGGGCCAAGGTCGAGGCCCTGGCCGAGAACCTGCACGCCGTGAACCCCGACCTGGACCTGACCCTGCACCACACACTCCTGGACCGGGACAACGCGGCCACGGTCTTCGGCGCCTGCCACGCGGTGGTCGAGGCCCTGGACGACCCCCGGGCCAAAAAGGCCCTGGCCGAAGCCGTGCTGCCCGGCCCGGCGCTGCTGGTGGCCGCCTCGGGCATCGGCGGCTTCGGGCGCGCCGGGGCCATCCGTTCCCGCGTACTGCGCCACAATTTCGTGCTGGTGGGCGACGGGCAGACGGCCTGCGGCCCCGAGGCCCCGCCCCTGTCGCCCATGGTCGGCGTGGCCGCCGCCATGCAGGCCGACGCGGTGCTCGCCCATTTCCTGAACCGCTTCCAGGCCGGGCTGGGGCCGCTGGACGACGACACACAGGACGACACGGAGGACGGCCATGACTGA
- the thiE gene encoding thiamine phosphate synthase: MTDGRALVTGLMREGGLYCLTAEPFSLGRSNAEVVRAMLDAGVRLIQYREKRKKAGEMLRECRELRAMTRAAGAALIVNDHIDLALLAEADGVHVGQDDLPVEAVRRLTGPGVAIGLSTHGPEQARAAVAAGADCIGVGPLFATQTKEDVCAPVGLDYLDFVVREIDLPFAAIGGVKAHNLPQVLAHGARTVCLVTEIVGAPDIGARIAELATILRAPR, from the coding sequence ATGACTGACGGACGCGCACTGGTCACCGGGCTGATGCGTGAGGGCGGGCTGTACTGCCTGACCGCCGAGCCCTTCTCCCTGGGCCGCAGCAATGCGGAAGTGGTCCGCGCCATGCTGGACGCGGGCGTGCGCCTGATCCAGTACCGCGAAAAGCGCAAGAAGGCCGGGGAGATGCTGCGCGAATGCCGGGAGCTGCGGGCCATGACCCGCGCCGCCGGGGCGGCGCTCATCGTCAACGACCACATCGATCTGGCCCTGCTGGCGGAGGCAGACGGGGTCCACGTCGGCCAGGACGACCTGCCCGTGGAGGCCGTGCGCCGCCTGACGGGCCCGGGCGTGGCCATCGGCCTGTCCACCCACGGGCCGGAGCAGGCCCGGGCCGCCGTGGCCGCCGGGGCGGACTGCATCGGCGTGGGCCCCCTGTTCGCCACGCAGACCAAGGAGGATGTCTGCGCCCCTGTGGGCCTGGACTACCTGGACTTCGTGGTCCGCGAAATCGACCTGCCCTTTGCGGCCATCGGCGGCGTCAAGGCCCACAACCTGCCCCAGGTGCTGGCCCACGGCGCGCGCACGGTCTGCCTGGTCACGGAAATCGTCGGCGCCCCGGACATCGGCGCGCGCATCGCGGAGCTCGCGACCATCCTGCGCGCGCCCCGTTGA
- a CDS encoding P-II family nitrogen regulator: MIIVRAIVRPEKADDVLAALMDAGFPAVTKYSVAGRGKQRGIKIGEVTYDEIPKTMLISVVQAQDKDFVIQTIMTAARSGKKGAFGDGKIFVSEVEDVYTISSGVRDTAPVAEGAPA, from the coding sequence ATGATCATAGTCAGAGCGATTGTCAGGCCGGAGAAGGCGGACGATGTCCTTGCGGCCCTCATGGACGCCGGGTTCCCGGCGGTGACCAAGTATTCCGTGGCCGGGCGCGGCAAGCAGCGCGGCATCAAGATCGGCGAAGTGACCTACGACGAGATCCCCAAGACCATGCTCATCAGCGTGGTCCAGGCCCAGGACAAGGACTTCGTGATCCAGACCATCATGACCGCCGCGCGCTCGGGCAAGAAGGGCGCCTTCGGCGACGGCAAGATCTTCGTTTCCGAGGTCGAGGACGTCTACACCATCAGTTCCGGCGTGAGAGACACCGCCCCGGTGGCGGAAGGAGCGCCCGCATGA
- a CDS encoding P-II family nitrogen regulator has translation MKEIIAVVRMNMMNQTKKALTAAGVDAFFAHEAQGRGQGFVNPALVAGATKGYEEAAALLGEKGKLYPKRMVTVVVKDDQVPGVVAAIVEANRTGKPGDGKIFVLPVADAVRVRTGEAGLKSIL, from the coding sequence ATGAAGGAGATCATCGCCGTCGTGCGCATGAACATGATGAACCAGACCAAGAAGGCCCTGACCGCCGCCGGGGTGGACGCCTTCTTCGCCCACGAGGCCCAGGGCCGGGGCCAGGGGTTTGTCAACCCCGCCCTCGTGGCCGGGGCCACCAAGGGCTACGAGGAAGCCGCCGCCCTGCTGGGCGAGAAGGGCAAGCTCTACCCCAAGCGCATGGTCACCGTGGTGGTCAAGGACGACCAGGTGCCCGGCGTGGTGGCGGCCATCGTCGAGGCCAACCGCACCGGCAAGCCCGGCGACGGCAAGATCTTCGTCCTGCCCGTGGCCGACGCGGTCCGCGTCCGCACCGGCGAGGCGGGGCTGAAGTCCATTCTCTAA